A region from the Neurospora crassa OR74A linkage group V, whole genome shotgun sequence genome encodes:
- a CDS encoding D-mandelate dehydrogenase — protein sequence MAEPLNTPMPASTPVPASTPRSSSPAPPLPSLAPNASISTIPRQSPRQYSSDGRRPIVLHIGDPIKYNLATYTEFSQAFEVIRPSTAERERSEFKKALEERRWGDFSAIFRPFWGTGGEMGRWDADLISLLPISVKVFASAGAGFDWANTKFLGERGIVYCNSGPAAAEAVADFAVAMVISTFRHLPWCMGAATLPYFHSTPSSPDFTTASVASIASKTFQACHSLATAVSHNPRNHVLGIIGLGNIGQQIAAKLGSAFGMRIAYYDIVRKPALLESSLGAIYHSSLEQLLAISDCVVLCTPASADGKPIITTDVLKHVKKGSRFVNVARGSLVDEEALADALEDGRISAAALDVHAEEPSVSQRLVKIAFGEHDIVRSNRQEEAKSSFDHPGRVMLTCHNAGGTVETHIGFEELSMRNIMAVLEGQKAITPVNMHYLKATE from the exons ATGGCAGAGCCCCTCAACACGCCGATGCCCGCGAGCACGCCAGTACCGGCGTCTACTCCGCGATCATCCTCCCCCGCGCCGCCCCTCCCTAGCCTTGCGCCCAACGCTTCCATAAGCACAATTCCACGACAATCACCACGACAATACTCAAGCGACGGACGACGGCCCATCGTCCTTCATATCGGCGATCCCATCAAATACAACCTCGCCACGTATACCGAGTTCAGCCAAGCGTTCGAGGTTATCCGACCCAGTACCGCGGAGAGAGAACGAAGCGAGTTCAAGAAAGCACTGGAAGAACGACGATGGGGTGACTTCAGCGCCATATTCCGGCCATTCTGGGGTACTGGCGGCGAGATGGGTCGTTGGGACGCTGACCTTATCAGCTTGCTGCCCATCTCGGTCAAGGTATTTGCCAGCGCGGGCGCAGGCTTCGACTGGGCAAACACAAAATTTTTGGGTGAAAGAG GCATAGTCTACTGCAATTCAGGTCCCGCAGCCGCTGAAGCCGTTGCCGACTTTGCTGTGGCAATGGTCATCTCGACGTTCCGGCACCTTCCCTGGTGCATGGGCGCTGCGACACTCCCATATTTCCACTCAACGCCCTCTTCCCCCGACTTCACGACCGCTTCCGTGGCCTCGATAGCTAGCAAAACCTTCCAGGCATGCCACTCTCTCGCGACAGCCGTCTCACACAACCCGCGCAACCATGTTCTTGGTATTATAGGACTTGGTAACATCGGCCAACAGATCGCTGCCAAACTCGGCTCAGCGTTCGGCATGAGGATTGCATATTACGACATTGTGCGCAAACCTGCCCTCTTGGAGTCATCCCTCGGGGCTATATACCACTCCAGTCTAGAGCAATTATTGGCTATATCCGACTGCGTGGTGCTCTGCACACCTGCTTCAGCCGATGGGAAGCCTATCATCACCACGGATGTCCTGAAACATGTCAAGAAAGGCTCAAGGTTCGTGAACGTTGCACGTGGAAGTTTAGTCGATGAAGAAGCGCTGGCAGACGCGCTGGAGGACGGGAGAATCAGCGCCGCGGCATTAGATGTGCATGCTGAGGAGCCCAGTGTGAGTCAGAGGCTGGTAAAAATAGCATTCGGAGAACATGACATTGTCAGAAGTAACAGGCAAGAGGAGGCAAAATCCAGCTTCGACCACCCTGGAAGAGTCATGTTGACCTGTCATAATGCCGGTGGTACGGTGGAGACGCATATCGGGTTTGAGGAACTGAGCATGAGGAATATCATGGCAGTGCTGGAAGGGCAGAAGGCAATAACTCCGGTCAACATGCACTATTTGAAAGCCACGGAGTAA
- a CDS encoding glucanase B yields MPTSLTIHLVNTSPTPHIPIHAYITGLAIPSMARVFIQSDGRTTYFPPSPPPGKILQPFPVDCAIPVPPGPHPTVVTIPRIAGGRIWFCQGDKKLKFMLNPGGPGGGAALVEPSVLNPSDPNRDVDFAFCEFTLNDHQLFANISYVDFVPRLPIALTLVEKGTRRLQHVSGMRPDGLERIAQGLRDQAARDGWPWDKLVVHRPGMDRPLRVLAPTHGDAVGAKFDGYFEPLVDRVWERYCHFGKPCNGGHGAVFNADKPPGPPPGPRPGDAPGDRPPGPPPGPRPGDGPNGAPPRFGLRHVLQKFHGHHHHGHNGHAAAPQQPYYYPGQQQPYYYPGQQPYTPAPPPPPPQAEHQTHHLRINTQAAPGILTGHIPNLPSDPLLVGSEPFHRPTTADIFGCNSGPFTTGPNAVRNAIIPRLAAAFQRSSIIDCEDQPSDVETFYRWHVDGRPTNHYARVVHEWNADGKGYAFAYDDVQKDGGRDQSGKVEGGQVEVWVVEVGGGNIWVG; encoded by the coding sequence ATGCCGACCTCACTAACAATACACCTCGTCAACACCTCCCCGACCCCGCACATCCCCATCCATGCCTACATCACGGGCCTAGCCATCCCCTCGATGGCCCGCGTCTTCATCCAGTCTGACGGCCGAACCACCTACTTTcctccctcgcctcctcctggGAAAATCCTCCAGCCCTTCCCCGTCGATTGCGCCATCCCCGTCCCTCCAGGCCCTCACCCAACCGTTGTCACCATTCCGCGCATCGCCGGCGGGCGTATCTGGTTCTGCCAAGGAGACAAAAAGCTCAAGTTTATGCTCAATCCTGGCGGGCCCGGAGGTGGCGCCGCGCTGGTTGAGCCATCGGTCTTGAACCCAAGCGATCCCAACCGCGATGTGGACTTTGCGTTTTGCGAGTTTACGCTAAACGATCACCAGCTTTTCGCCAATATTTCGTACGTGGACTTTGTGCCGAGGTTGCCGATTGCCTTGACGCTGGTGGAGAAGGGAACGAGGAGACTGCAGCATGTGTCGGGGATGCGACCGGATGGGCTGGAGAGGATCGCGCAGGGGTTGAGAGATCAGGCGGCCAGGGACGGGTGGCCGTGGGACAAGTTGGTGGTGCACAGGCCGGGGATGGATAGGCCGTTGAGGGTGTTGGCGCCGACACATGGCGACGCGGTCGGGGCCAAGTTTGATGGGTACTTTGAGCCGTTGGTGGACAGGGTCTGGGAGAGATACTGTCACTTTGGGAAACCGTGTAATGGGGGTCATGGCGCAGTATTCAATGCCGATAAGCCTCCTGGTCCTCCGCCCGGACCAAGACCGGGTGATGCGCCGGGTGACCGACCCCCTGGTCCTCCACCCGGGCCCCGTCCCGGAGACGGTCCGAACGGCGCCCCGCCCAGGTTCGGGTTACGGCACGTTCTACAAAAATTCCAtggtcaccatcaccacggcCACAACGGCCATGCCGCAGCTCCTCAGCAACCTTACTATTACCCCGGGCAGCAACAACCTTATTACTACCCCGGGCAACAACCGTACACACcggcacctcctcctcctcctcctcaagccGAACACCAAACCCACCACCTCCGCATCAACACCCAAGCCGCCCCCGGCATTCTAACCGGGCACATTCCCAACTTGCCCTCCGACCCCCTCCTCGTCGGGTCGGAACCCTTCCACCGCCCCACAACAGCCGACATCTTTGGGTGCAACTCCGGTCCCTTCACCACGGGCCCCAACGCCGTGCGAAACGCCATCATCCCTCGCCTGGCAGCCGCCTTTCAGCGGTCCAGCATCATTGACTGCGAGGACCAGCCGTCGGATGTGGAGACTTTTTACCGGTGGCATGTGGATGGGAGACCGACGAATCATTACGCGAGGGTGGTGCATGAGTGGAACGCGGATGGGAAGGGGTATGCCTTTGCTTATGATGATGTGCAGAAGGATGGGGGGAGGGATCAGAGTGGGAAGGTGGAAGGGGGGCAGGTGGAGGtttgggtggtggaggttggtGGGGGGAATATCTGGGTTGGGTAG